The proteins below are encoded in one region of Rhodoluna lacicola:
- a CDS encoding multifunctional oxoglutarate decarboxylase/oxoglutarate dehydrogenase thiamine pyrophosphate-binding subunit/dihydrolipoyllysine-residue succinyltransferase subunit → MISLSGNTENENGFGANDWLVDEMYAQYKANPDSVDKAWWPILENYKPTETPHATTGPVAIQPAAPAAPAVSAAPAALPSGSASAVVAKTTRVEAKPQPIPAQAPVTGLINTVDSEEVEEADQVNILKGMSKALAANMDASLEVPTATSVRTIPAKLLIDNRIVINSHLSRTRGGKVSFTHIIGYAIIRALKEFPSQNVYYDLVEGRPAAVQPAHINFGLAIDIPKEDGTRALMVPNIKRAQRLNFAEYLTAYEDLVKRARENKLTAGDFAGSTVSLTNPGGIGTVHSVPRLMKGQGCIVGAGALDYPAEFSGLSDAQLSKLGVSKTITLTSTYDHRVIQGAGSGEFLKKVHELLLGERGFYDEIFADLRIPYEPVRWVTDFDRNESDDRAKETRIQELINAYRVRGHLMADVDPLEYQQRSHPDLDILNHGLSLWDLDRTYKTGGFGGKPKAEFREIYKILRDSYCRTVGVEYMHIQDPAQRKWFQDKLERPYAKPSREEQLRILEKLNEAEAFETFLQTKFVGQKRFSLEGGESTIAALDEILQEAANSQLEEVVIGMAHRGRLNVLTNVAGKTYGQVFKEFEGNTDTKSVQGSGDVKYHLGTEGTFTNMEGKQVRVSLAANPSHLEAVNPVVEGIVRAKLDRTHSVSNEAYPVLPVIIHGDAAFAGQGVVPEVLNMSQLRGYKTGGTINIVINNQVGFTTPPWESRSTVYATDVAKGIQAPIFHVNGDDPEAVVRVARLAFEFRQEFKKDVVLDIICYRRRGHNEGDDPSMTQPLMYNLIEAKRSVRTLYLESLVGRGDITREEFDAANVGFQSRLESAFTEVHEAMIAAPSLPTRPVGIGTTASDHPTIEKATAISRDVVELIGDAHNNQPAGFHVHPKLQQLLTKRVEMSREGGIDWGFGELLALGSLLLEGKTVRMAGQDSRRGTFVQRHAVFHDRENGQEWMPLRNLSADQAKFYIYDSLLSEYAAMGYEYGYAVENPNALVLWEAQFGDFANGAQTIIDEFISSSEQKWNQHSGVVLLLPHGYEGQGPDHSSARIERYLQLCAENNMTVAQPSTPASHFHLLRRQAYSNPKRPLIVFTPKSMLRLKAASSSVEEFTNGTFQPVIDDQQGLDKNNVKRVLFCSGKVYWDLLAEAQKRNDGTTAIVRVEQLYPTPVDEIKATYAQYPNAELVWVQDEPANQGPWTYIGLFLPRYMNGQVAKLVSRPASASPATGSAKRHAVEQADLIERAFSI, encoded by the coding sequence GTGATTTCTCTGTCAGGCAACACTGAAAACGAGAACGGTTTTGGCGCAAACGACTGGTTAGTCGACGAAATGTATGCGCAGTACAAGGCAAACCCTGATTCCGTGGACAAGGCCTGGTGGCCAATTCTCGAGAACTACAAGCCGACCGAAACTCCTCACGCAACCACAGGTCCGGTGGCTATTCAGCCAGCCGCACCAGCTGCACCCGCCGTGTCGGCCGCACCAGCTGCTCTCCCAAGCGGCTCGGCATCGGCGGTCGTGGCCAAGACAACTCGGGTAGAGGCAAAACCACAGCCAATCCCGGCTCAGGCTCCGGTCACCGGACTAATCAACACCGTAGATTCAGAAGAAGTTGAGGAAGCCGATCAGGTCAACATCCTGAAGGGAATGTCTAAGGCTTTGGCGGCAAACATGGACGCCTCACTTGAAGTTCCTACCGCTACTTCGGTGCGCACCATTCCGGCCAAACTATTGATTGACAACCGAATCGTAATTAACAGCCACCTGTCACGAACTCGCGGTGGCAAGGTTTCTTTCACTCACATCATTGGCTACGCGATTATTCGCGCGCTAAAAGAATTTCCAAGCCAGAACGTTTACTACGACCTAGTTGAGGGGCGCCCGGCTGCCGTTCAACCGGCACACATTAACTTTGGTCTGGCAATCGACATTCCAAAGGAAGATGGCACTCGTGCACTGATGGTGCCAAACATCAAGCGTGCTCAGCGACTTAACTTTGCCGAGTATCTAACTGCTTACGAAGACTTGGTTAAGCGTGCGCGCGAAAACAAGTTGACCGCTGGTGACTTTGCCGGTTCAACAGTTTCACTAACCAACCCAGGTGGAATTGGAACCGTGCACTCGGTACCTCGCCTAATGAAGGGTCAGGGTTGCATCGTTGGTGCAGGTGCACTTGACTACCCCGCAGAATTCTCTGGTCTATCTGATGCGCAGCTTTCAAAGCTTGGCGTGAGTAAGACCATCACACTTACCTCTACCTACGACCACCGCGTTATTCAGGGCGCCGGTTCTGGTGAGTTCCTAAAGAAGGTTCACGAACTGCTACTTGGTGAGCGTGGCTTCTACGACGAGATCTTTGCCGACCTGCGCATTCCATACGAGCCAGTTCGCTGGGTTACCGATTTTGATCGTAACGAGTCAGACGACCGCGCCAAGGAAACTCGCATTCAGGAACTGATTAACGCGTATCGCGTACGCGGTCACCTGATGGCCGATGTTGATCCGCTGGAATACCAGCAGCGATCACACCCAGACCTAGACATCTTGAACCACGGCCTAAGCCTTTGGGATCTTGACCGCACCTACAAGACCGGTGGTTTTGGTGGCAAGCCAAAGGCCGAATTCCGCGAGATCTACAAGATTCTTCGTGACAGCTACTGCCGCACCGTTGGTGTTGAATACATGCACATCCAGGACCCGGCTCAGCGCAAGTGGTTCCAAGACAAACTAGAGCGACCATATGCGAAGCCTTCACGCGAAGAGCAGCTGCGAATTCTTGAGAAGCTAAACGAGGCCGAAGCCTTTGAAACTTTCTTGCAGACCAAGTTCGTTGGTCAGAAGCGTTTCAGTCTTGAAGGCGGCGAATCAACAATCGCCGCGCTTGATGAAATTCTTCAGGAAGCTGCGAATTCCCAACTTGAAGAAGTCGTTATCGGTATGGCTCACCGCGGTCGCCTAAATGTACTAACCAATGTGGCCGGAAAAACTTATGGTCAGGTTTTCAAGGAATTTGAAGGCAACACCGATACCAAGTCTGTTCAGGGTTCAGGTGACGTGAAGTACCACCTTGGCACCGAGGGTACCTTCACCAATATGGAAGGAAAGCAAGTTCGAGTCTCACTTGCAGCAAACCCTTCACACCTTGAAGCCGTGAACCCAGTGGTTGAGGGTATTGTTCGAGCCAAACTTGACCGCACCCATTCGGTTTCGAATGAGGCTTACCCAGTACTGCCGGTAATCATTCACGGTGATGCTGCCTTTGCAGGTCAGGGAGTTGTTCCAGAGGTTCTGAACATGTCCCAACTTCGCGGATACAAGACTGGCGGAACAATCAACATCGTGATTAACAACCAAGTTGGTTTCACCACCCCGCCTTGGGAATCACGTTCAACTGTTTACGCCACCGATGTCGCCAAGGGAATCCAGGCCCCTATCTTCCACGTCAACGGTGATGACCCAGAAGCTGTAGTACGTGTTGCACGACTAGCTTTTGAGTTCCGTCAGGAATTCAAAAAAGACGTGGTTCTTGACATCATCTGTTACCGTCGCCGCGGTCACAATGAAGGTGACGATCCGTCGATGACTCAGCCTCTGATGTACAACCTAATTGAAGCAAAGCGTTCCGTGAGAACTCTTTACCTTGAATCACTTGTTGGTCGAGGCGACATCACGCGTGAAGAATTCGATGCCGCGAATGTTGGATTCCAGAGCCGCCTCGAAAGTGCCTTCACTGAGGTTCACGAGGCAATGATTGCTGCCCCTTCACTCCCAACCCGTCCGGTTGGAATCGGTACCACAGCCAGCGATCACCCAACCATCGAAAAGGCAACTGCCATTTCTCGTGATGTCGTTGAGTTGATTGGTGATGCGCACAATAACCAGCCTGCTGGTTTCCACGTTCACCCTAAGTTGCAGCAGCTACTGACCAAGCGGGTTGAGATGAGCCGCGAAGGTGGCATCGACTGGGGCTTTGGTGAGCTTCTGGCACTGGGTTCTTTGCTCTTGGAAGGCAAGACCGTTCGAATGGCCGGTCAAGACAGTCGTCGCGGAACTTTTGTTCAGCGTCACGCGGTGTTCCACGATCGCGAAAACGGTCAAGAGTGGATGCCGCTTCGAAACCTTTCCGCAGATCAAGCCAAGTTCTACATTTACGACTCATTGCTGAGCGAGTACGCGGCAATGGGTTACGAGTACGGCTACGCAGTCGAAAACCCAAACGCTTTGGTGCTTTGGGAAGCCCAATTTGGTGACTTCGCCAATGGTGCACAGACCATCATCGATGAATTTATATCTTCGTCCGAGCAAAAGTGGAATCAGCATTCTGGTGTGGTTCTGCTCTTGCCACACGGATACGAAGGTCAGGGCCCTGACCACTCTTCAGCCCGCATCGAGCGCTACCTGCAGTTGTGTGCTGAAAACAACATGACTGTGGCTCAGCCTTCGACTCCTGCCTCGCACTTCCACCTTTTGCGTCGCCAGGCTTACTCGAACCCTAAGCGTCCGCTGATTGTCTTTACACCTAAGTCCATGTTGCGCCTCAAGGCAGCTTCATCTTCGGTTGAAGAATTTACCAATGGAACTTTCCAGCCGGTGATAGATGATCAGCAGGGACTAGACAAGAACAACGTAAAGCGCGTGCTGTTCTGCTCGGGCAAGGTTTACTGGGATCTATTGGCAGAAGCGCAAAAACGCAACGATGGCACCACCGCAATCGTTCGAGTTGAGCAGCTTTACCCAACCCCGGTTGATGAAATCAAGGCAACCTATGCTCAGTATCCAAACGCAGAGCTAGTTTGGGTTCAGGATGAGCCGGCCAACCAGGGACCTTGGACCTACATCGGTCTGTTCTTGCCTCGCTACATGAATGGGCAGGTTGCCAAGCTTGTCTCTCGACCTGCCAGCGCCTCTCCGGCGACCGGCTCTGCGAAGCGTCACGCTGTTGAACAAGCGGATCTCATTGAACGCGCCTTTAGCATCTAG